CATTTTGctatgttaaataaagggttaTGGTTTTTAGATGATTGAAGAATTTAGAGCCAGTTAATGTCAGATTAGAGAATAATACCACAGGCGATAATCTGAAATGTAACATTCTCACAGGGCTGCAATGAGGCCTGCAgtgaataatcaaataatcatttatttgtcaaatataaaatgaattgcAGCTTTTTGAATGTGATGTtccatttctttgctcctctatgacggtaaactgaatatctttggtttctggacaaatcaaaaaataatcTACATGATCATGTTGACGGTTGGGAAATTTGATATTTTAGACCGTTATccccttttttttatccccAAAGCAACTAAACAATTAATGGTAAATGAAAATTAACTTTTATTGCATTTCtactaaaaaaatattattattaaggtGTTACTAGCACAAGTTCTTTTAAATTAGAAAGAGGGAATAAATGATTGTACATGATAAGCTGTTgtgtaaatacatttgtttgctCTTACAGACCAGAATGAATGTGGGTGTGGCACACAGTGAGGTGAACCCCAACACTCGGGTGATGAACAGTCGAGGGATCTGGCTGACCTATGCACTTGGTGTTGGAATTCTGCACATTGTGCTCTTGAGCATACCCTTCTTCAGCGTGCCAGTGGTGTGGACTCTTACTAATGTCATTCACAACTTTGTAAGTTATGGTCTCACGCTGTCACTCTCAAAACCAATGACATTATCACCCAATCACAACTCAAAACATCCAGCctttttgttcttatttatcTCCTGCCGTGCCTGTTCTTGTGTGTGCCTCTATTTTGAGGAGGCTGTGCCCTGTGGCTGCCAGACATGTGACTCATTATGATAATGTGTTCGCTCCATATAAGGTCTGTAGACAAAACTGAACTTTCATTGTTACATGGCTTGCagggaaacaaagacaaagtcagcgcgtgcatgtgtgagacACACCATTGAGTAGAACGAGCTCCAAGCAGTTTACAAGGATTGTGCATCTCAGCCAACATGGAAGGCTATTAACAGTAACAACTCAGGTCATATGTAGCCCATTATTTAACTCACAATACAACAGCTGTGTGCTGATTATGCCTCAGCGGGTCAGTTTTATTACCTTTCTCTCTGTAATGcagctttttttaaagctgaGAAAAGAGGCGGTCCTCACTGCTCGTGAGATTAGGTTATTTGTTGGTGAATAAAGCTTAATTTCTACCaagcagtacagtacagtgcagttcagctcaCCACAGTTCAGTTTGGAATGGTTCACCCTGATCTGGCTGCCACATAAATAGCTTGTCATGtcagtgtgacacagtgtgGCCTGCAAATGAAttccacaaagaaaagaatgtgaTACAGTAAACAAAGGGTGACAATGGAGAACATTCAGCATTATGTATTCTTTCTTCTTGGCATGTGGTCCTTTATCACATGAAGACAAGCTTTCTCTCTGTCGTCACATTGGAGTGATGATTATCTGTGGACAAATTGATAAGACAGCAGTCAgcctttgttgtattgtttcTGCAATAAGCATTCTGCAGTTCAGacttaagaagaagaaaaacacaactgtaGAATGGGATTTATAGTCtgaagtttgttgtttttgttaaagatTTGGAAAGGGAACAACTAACCCAAgcgtaactaaacccctaaacctaTTTTTTTCTGGTGAAAATCAGTGTATATGggtatttaatcattttatttgttgagTCGGGTGCAGATCTGCACAGTTGTGAAtattattgaaattatacatatttTAGCCCACTCTTTCATCACTGGAACACCCTCTTGTCCAATCAGCACAAGGCTCGTtatcccagactcctccccctggAGCAATACCTTATTAGAGCAGCAGCAACTtagtgtcagatttcactaccagaccacgccccTCACTCGTTCTCCCTCAGCTCTCAGCCttacttcttggcatttttcaggTATGGGCAGAGTTAGCTGCAAAAGAGGGAATTTAATTACCTTACCTTAAAAAATActactgtcattttaaataaaaagcataaaaatTGAAACGATTGGTCTTGTGATCTATGGGTAATTACTTCACTGTGAACTATATATTTGTTTCCATCTCTGTAGGGAATGTACGTCTTCATGCATGCAGTGAAAGGAACGCCTTTTGAGACCCCCGACCAAGGAAAAGCCAGACTTCTTACACATTGGGAACAGCTCGACTACGGCGTGCAGTTCACCTCTTCTCGAAAGTTCTTCACCATCTCACCGATCATTCTGTATGTATTAAATATCATCAGATTCTGTCTGTCAAGCAATATGGTCAGacttgactgagggagcgtttgtgcgTGTACAGCTGCAGTGCAGGGGCAGACGGGAGCAAGAAGTGAACAACTGGGGATTTTAAACCATAGAATGCACTTCTGAAAGTTTTAGAGGGcgcttttttgtgtttgttttgttaagcTGTTTGCAGCTTTACACGCACAATTTTGCtattgcctccgtctgtctggacataaaaacaaatcatttcctgtgtgtgtgcagtgtgagaGTGTTGCCGGGTGACATGAGAACTAAACGCCACTATActgataaacacagagagagtcgtgtggagcattgtgtgaactaatttgacaatggtttgaatttaacagatatatatttttatgtaaaagttattagtCATTCCTTTAAGCGCACGTTATGAGTCTCTCTGTCTTCCTTTACAGATACTTCCTGGCAAGTTTCTACACAAAGTACGACACAGCACACTTCGTCATAAACACTGCCTCACTTTTGAGCGTCCTGATTCCCAAGCTCCCGCAGCTACACGGAGTGAGAATTTTCGGCATCAACAAGTATTAAGATATGGTAAACGCTGTGTCTCATAGAAACCGAAGTTAATTCCCACGTAGTCTGTATCGCCCGATGTGTGTACCAAGTTGTACAGTTTGTGTAAAACGCCACCGTTGTTGTCAGAGTCGTTGGGCCGAAGATGAAATGTTTCCAAACCATGAGTATGTTTGTAGATGACAGGATGCCATATGCATTACAACcttatgtgaatatttaatgaTGTATATTTGGCCTGTATTGACCTGGGCTGGCCCAGGCATTTTTCAGGCATTTGGTTAAGTtcaggttcttttttttcctttttctttgccaTCAATTCACACGGCGTTGAGTACGACTTTGTCTCTACCAACAAAGTTGTCCCCAGTGTATTTTCCAGAGATGTTTACTCCCTGAGGGTTGGAGCCTGTGGCTCGTTATTACACTCTAATTTTGTAATGGGCgtcaaaacttgtttttgtgctgAGCAAAGAATGGAATCATACTCTTTTGTTTGCATGATTTCCTTGGTATGTGAATCATTTTCCCACTTGTAACTCAGTCAAAACAgggcagtgtttgttttttttcccctttgtacagttttatttgtgaatgttttgttctgtatgataaaataaaagtcctGTATATGGAAATAAGACAAATGGTGGTCGTTAGGTCAAGTATTAAGTAAGGGAAGTCTGTGGTTTATTGTGATAAAACCCGTGTTAACTGGATACCactgtttgtgtgaatgaataTTGTAACAAATCAGAAGGGCTAACATGAAGTTTCATTcatctaaaaatgtattttatacaaCGGTTTCAGTTGTACAAGAAAAATCattgtgtacattttttaaAGGTTCATCAGTTAACAAAAAATGGCTGTTGATCccaaaatctcaacatttacaaaatgtatttctgtgtttctgttcgGATTTCAATCCACTTACCATGAGTTAAAAGATAATTTATTAAACAGTAAAACCAAGCTTTTTTCATCTGGACACTTGTACGGAGAGCAGCTCTGCCTTCTGTCTCTTGCAGCAgctcttaaaaataaaaaaatatttgctgTGAACATGTTGTATGCCCAACCAGGCTCCAGTTTCACTGATATTCTCTCTCTATTGTCTCCAGTTTAAGCTTCAGTAAGAAATTTGAGACTGACCAATCGTGGCAGAAATTatgaaaaatttaaaataactgcttttgtaaaaacatgggCACATTGGTATGTTACTGTTGGTAACTACAACTCAGAATCTTCCAGCTCCAGACTCACTGACTGGATTTATGTTACTCTCCactttgctgttgtttgtggtCGTCCAGTCTGTTGAGATCCTCACACTGTGTGCTCAAGACTCCTTTGTAGACCTCAAAGTGATGGTTCAAATCTTTCAGGGAGTGAATTTTGAACTTGGTCCCTAATGCCCCATCAGTAGAGGTAGTCCCATAGAACACACGGCCAATCCGGGAGTGGACCAGTGCCATAGCGCACATAACGCAAGGTTCTCGTGTCACATAAAGGTCATAACCAGTGCATATGTACGGCTGAGAACTCGCCTCTGCATCCGGTGCATTTTCATGTGTATCAAAGTCTGGTGGAGTAAATCGACAAGCAGGGTATTTGTCAAATGAATAACAGCCGGCACCTTGACTGTGAGCCACGAGGTCAATGCAGACCATGACCGCGTGGTGAAGGGGGTGGTCGCCTCGGCAGTCGTGACCCACTGCGATGACCTCCTGCGTTGCCCGGTTGACGACGACGGCCCCAACTGCCTCCATCCCCATCTCCTTTCCAGCTTTGGCAGCAGTGAGAGCAGACATCATGTACTTGTGCATGTTGGCTTTCTGAGATGGACTGAAGAGCTCTCCTCTCAGAGcgacagtcacctgtttgtcttCGTGAAAGGAGGTGGGCCAGTGTTTGTTCACCAACTCAAACTGAGGTCGGGTCAAGGGGGGACGAGAAGGgaccttcacaataaaaggctcacctaatccATCATGTTTTACGCCATCTGAGGACAGCAGGGAGTCGATGCTGACTATCTTTGTTTTTGGCACATCGCTGACCAGGCACACGAGGACTTCCAGAGGATGAGGGCTGCCCTGCGCCTTGCACGCCCGCACCCTCTTGACGTGCTGAAGGCTGTTCAGTGGGTAGAGGCTGTTGAGCTCCCTGATAAGTCGAGATGTCTCTTTCTTGTTGACAATGGGTGCAGCGAACGCCTCTATCAACTCGATGTCTTGCGACTGCTCGTCTGACAGTACAGGATAGGCGATCCAGGAGTCAGTGTCACACAACGACCCTTTCCAGCGCTTCACCTGTGGCTCCATTGTTTTTTGGTGTCCTGCTGAGAAATATGATTTCACACCAAAGTGTGAAACAACGTTAGTGTTTTGTGATGACAAATTTAACTCTTCTGCAGCTTCATCACTCACAGAATGAACAAGACAGTTTGTTACAACTTcaagtgtgacagtgaacctaTGAGAAACCCATTATGTGCCACTATATGAATTGATACTCTTTGTTGTATCTTTTATCCAGAAGTTTCAAAAAACACCAACATTCTGCATTTGGATTACAATTGATTTGGGAAAAATTGACACAAATACATATGGTGCAAAGATATTTTAGTAAAGCAgagaacatgttttaaaaaaacatacatttaaccAACTTATAACAAACAAGTATGGAATTGATCATTCAATAAGAGAAATAGATTCACAAACATGTAGCAGAGGCTGATCATCATTTCTGGTCCCTACTAGCCAAAATTGCAACGCTAGATTATACATTTCCAATGGTGCAACTTGCATTTTTTACTTCCTCAGACTGGATGTATAGTACGTAGTAACGTCCCATTGAATTTAATCTTCAAGGAAATGTGATGACATTATGTATGCACTACATGTTCAAAGTAGCCTGCCCGATTGACTCTACTGTGAAGTAAATCAAGATAGTAAATGACACCAAGATCAATCAGTATAATTATAACATGTCTATTATAGATAGTGTGTTGCGCCAAACATGTTGTATCAAGTCAAAGTTGCTGTTGGTGAAATCTTTAGTTACAATCTATGTTATTCTGACAAACTCAATTATGTTGTGGTGTAAAAACCTATAAGGGCAACACAGAGtctttcttcatttccttcCCAGGAAGAGTTTTGTCTTGATGACTTTAGGCACATGTCGTACAGTCAGCGACACTCTGGTGTCCCGTGTCATTATCTCCCCTGGCATGGCCCCAGCTGCTGACAGGTTCACCACCTTGTCTGTCAGGGTGTCCTGATCGCATGGTCGGATGCCATGAAGGAGACGCTGGTACATTTCATCCTGCAGGATCAAAAGACTGCGTGGCTTCACCAGCAGGGAGAACAGGTAACggttctcctctgtctgtgggGCGTCATTTTCCATGCTGCTGACCGGTGTGTAGAAGTCAAGGAAGGTGTGAGAGCCCAGGCTAATAGTGGTGACAGTAGGGTGGTAGAGAGGGCCGTCCTCATGAGGCATAATCCCTTCTCCTTGTTTATACTCATTCACCAACACATGGTTGGCTGTTTTCCCACCAAATGCACCAAGAGAGGAAATTTTCTCACAGTACGTGTGGAGCCAGTCTGGTATCTTCTCTGCCACCATGCCTTTGGGATGAGGTAACCCTCCCCAGTTTTGTAGTCTGCGTCCTGACAGCTGAGTCCATTTAGTCTTTGGAGACTTGTAGACCTGCTGCAGAAGATAGGACTCCTCATCCTCTGATATGAAATCTGGGATGTAATACACTGTTGATGGAGCACCATGTATGACAAACTGCTTCATTTCCTCCACAACACAAGTTGGGTGTTCCATGTCTCCTTTAGAAAAGTCAACACAATACTCTTGTTAAAACCCAACCTCATAACAGCTAGTGCTGGCAAAGCTCCATGGTTAAATATTATTAAGTATAACAGCCACGTTTGACAGCTGCTATGGCATTTGTACTTGGTCTGAGCTAAAGCAACGAGTAACACCTCAAAATGGCTGCAGTATAAAGGGCCCATAgtattttcattgatttttacTTCTGGGTGAAAGttgaaaatacaatttatttgtgtttccagaCGTATATAttaacagaaaatgacaaacactaGCTCACACGTGGGACGTAAAAACATTAAGTGTCCACGTGCTATGAATATGATATCGATATGTGAAATCTTTGGCACATTGCAATATAGTTCGTGATATTTAATACTGGCCAATCCTAGTTTATGTGTATGCTAATAGCATAAGCAAACTTCAGCTTCCCCAAACCgagtaaaataagaaaaagctAGCGACAAACTCAGCCTACGATCATTTACAAGTTCGCTGACACATGTAAAATAGAAATGACCTTGTTcctctgaaaaaaaataaaaataaaaatcctaaAAGCATTTTGTCACTATGGTGAGTATTCAGAATTACGACATTTCTGACACACGTGAAGGCAGCAAAGATCACTCGTTAACAAAGTTTCCGGGCgcatacatttaaaattgatGTAGTACAGCCAAGATATAAGAGCAAATATTACCTTTGTTTTTAGATTAACACTTTGAGGAAAGAACCATTTGGTCAAAAATGCTGACTTATCCTCTGGACTCCATGGTTGTATATTTGTGCACCGAACTAAAAtgtcccccccaaaaaatattaTCAAAACCGTTTGTAATCAGGTGGACCATGAGATGTTTTCTAATGAGTTTAGTTTACAGTTATTGTTAAACCCTGACTTTTAAGATCTTTGTTCTAAATTTAAGTAATTTATTTGGGGTCCCAAACTTGCCTTTGCACGGATTTATTTGCACGAAACACGGCCGGATGTCATCAGAGCAAACCGGAACAACGCCATGCTACTGTCATTGGTTTGTTTCTGTGAAACTTGAAGAGGTAGTAGTggaattatttttcatttacgTCCTCTATTAGGTTGATATTTATTGGGGACAGATGTGAGGTGACCGTGAGTACTCGACTGTTTTAACTTGAGGTGACAAGTAAAGGTTATTGACCATGTTCTCCTCCAAAGTGGGTTGTGTGCAGAGGCTGTTGCAGTTGAGACACACAGCAGTTTGCTTCTCTGCTGCCTGTGGAAAAACAGCCTCCTCTTCCACACTGGTTCTGGGCATTGAGACGAGCTGTGATGACACTGGAGCTGCTGTGTTGGACGAGACAGGTGCAATACTGGGAGAGAGTCTTCATTCACAGAAACAAGTACATCTGAGGTGAGCGACTGAAACTGTTTTCACTTATCAAGGGCAATATGTAGGGCTGAGACTGTGATCTGAGATCTGGGTCTCCACTCACAGGGATGGCACAACGTGATTTAAATGCAAATTGCaataaaaagcataaaaaatgTATCTTATTTGTGATTAAATAACTTTTTACAAGATCATTTGAATTCAgctgaaaacatgaatgtttaAGAGCTACCAAATACTGGTTGATTCAGCAACAAACCTGCATGTCTAGTTCATTCCTAACgtcaaatgtaatgttttaaaatatgttttttacttTATGTTTAATACATAGTTTACTTTTTAACTTAAGTGTTGCAAATTAGTATCCACTAGAAACACTATGGTGCATGTGTTGGACAACTGTTAGCAGTACTGTCTAATTGTGTCTGTTCCTataaaataaaccataaataaataaataaagtgggtAAAGTCCCTAAAACTACTGTTTTACTTTAACAAAATCacaaacatttcagctttttcacaagttatacatttttattcaagaAAACTATGATcatgaaataattatatatgtaaAGTCTTTTCAATTCCATTCACCATCTCCCCCTAAATTGTTGTTTGAAAGCTTCTGATTTAACGGTTTGAGTTGACATCCATTCTTCTTTTCAAACTCTGTAGGACTGGTGGTATCATCCCCACAGTAGCACAACACCACCACAGAGAAAACATTGAGCGTGTGGTCCAGGAGGCATTGGACAGAAGTGGTGTGGACCCGAGCCAGCTCACAGCTGTGGCCACCACGGTGATGCCAGGCTTGGCTTTGAGCCTCGGCATCGGCCTTGAATTCAGTCAGAGGTTTGTGAGGCACCACAACAAGCCGTTCATCCCCATCCACCACATGGAAGCTCACGCACTGACAGTCAGGATGCTGCAACCTGTTGAATTCCCCTTCCTGGTCCTGCTCGTGTCTGGCGGTCACTCTCTTCTCGCCGTGGCCCGAGGAGTTGATGACTTTCTGCTTCTGGGTCACACTCTGGATGAAGCTCCTGGAGATACACTAGATAAAGTAACACTTTTAAAACTAAAGCCCACCTATTGTTGCTGATCATGTTGCCCAGTTTGAAATATATTACGTTTTTGTGTGGACTCCCAGGTGGCGAGACGCTTGTCCCTCATAAAACACCCACAGTGCTCCAGTCTCAGTGGAGGACAGGCTATAGAGCTTTTGGCGAAGAATGGCGACAAGACAAAGTTTCCGTTCAGGACACCCATGGGCCAAACGCACgactgctgcttttcttttgccGGATTACGTACTCAAGTTAATATGGCGATAATGaaaaaagaggcagaggaaggTACAGTATAAGGTCTTGAGAGTGACCACCTTTTGTCTTATGTCTTTCTGTGGTTTATTGTTGTGAtctatgtttttctttgaatgtTATGTTGAATTATGTTCTGTGTCACAAAGGTGGTTAGATCACCATGGCAACTTACTCTGCTCACATAAACTGGTGCCACACTTTACTACTCAGCCTCTCAAGACATGGTTTCACCATTCTTGTTGATTTAGATGCAGATGTACCACCAGAGacacaaaaatgtttgttaATCAATGACCTGAGCTGATCAAACCCATCTCTTTTTCTTGTGTCTTAGTGTAACATTAACAAGTGACACACATACGAACCGTGAGAACTGTTTGTCTGGGCAATGTTTAGCGCTTTTTTTGTTCAACAgtaacatgaaaagaaaaagatattcATTCCTCACTATATAAAAATGTAGTGACTTTCATTTCCTCCCTCTGCAGGTGTAGAAGAGGGGACTTTACTGTCATGTGTGGGTGACATCGCAGCTGCCACGCAGCACACAGTCGCCGCTCATCTTGCAAAGCGCACACACCGCGCCATCTTGTTCTGCAAGGCAAAGGGCCTGCTGCCATCTAACAGTCCCACCTTGGTCAGTGAGTGTGTCACTCCACTTTGTATTTTACTCCATGAATGAAAATAAGACTGTGTACTTTGACCTTTTGGAACAAAGTGAGAACACTGTACTGTCGGCAAGGGTCTTAATCACTAGGTAACTTGGTGGAACATcagtaaatactgtatacagtataactTGGGTCCTGTTTTTACTCCTGTTCTCTTCACACTGGTTTAATATCATCACCTTGTGTGCAAGCATCCTGAAAGACCCTAAACACAGCTCTATTAAATAACAGCTGTAAAGGGACTGTAATGGTGTAGTGGCTTGTAAAAAATAGAGAATGGAGTCTTCTTTGTTGCCACTCCGGAGATTCAAACTGCCAGAATAAGATCCAGCAATTCTCAGAGTAAAGCTGAGAATTGCTGAGAAAACTTTTAAAGACTATGAAATCATCACACAGTTTGCTCCAGTGACATGAAGTCCACCAGAAGTTACATCCTGTTTTTTAAAGACAGTTTTATTTGAGTTCTTTTCTTATAATCAACAAGACAGCTTCAAAGTAGACAACATTTTGGGGGGGTTATTGATCAgcaattccataataacctttcagcagtAAGTAATTTGAGAGAGAACTACACTTCTGCACCTGCTATTGCTAATTCTGTCCCGTCATGACAGGTTTTGACCAAGTAAAGGGCAGTACAGAAAGACATATACCTTCTCCAGCATCTGCAACAATGTTCTATCAGATACCTCAAAAGGGAGAGATCGCTGAAAATGTTTACTTCTTCCTCTATGAATAACTCAAGTATACAGTGCCCGGCTGTTTGCACCTCAAAGATTGCAATAAGgacaaaattaaaacattaattttgACAGCCCTAGAAGTACCGCAACAAGGtggatttttgttgttggtgtagaaatttgatgtttttaacaactcttttctttttcttttaggtTCTGTCTGGAGGAGTTGCAAGCAACCAGTATATCCGAAAGGCTTTGAGCGTCATCACTGAGAAGACAGGACTGCAGCTGTTCTGTCCTCCAGCCAAGTTCTGCACTGACAATGGAGTCATGATTGCgtggtgtgtgactgtgtgtgtgttgtaagtgACAGTGAATCTGATTTTATGGCTGGATTTAACACAGAAGTGTTCTTGTTCGAACCAGGAATGGCGTTGAACGCCTGAGAGAAGGGAAAGGAATTCTGCCTCCAGATGTGGATGTCCGCTACGAGCCAAAGTAAGTCACCGACGACTGaagatttatttatgttttttattcacGTTTTAATCACTTCAACATGTTAAttgtacacacaaatgcaaatgctAGGGATGTGGTGTCATTCAGAATCCTCAGGAGTGAAGATCAGAAGCAAATTATTTCTCTTAAAAGTCAGTtaacagttaaaacacaaagaaaaactgaaaaaggcAGCCACAGagtatttatacagtatattagtcACCAGTCACCAGTAACGTTCCTCTTACAATGTAAGCCAGAAAAGTTTGGGAAGTGAAAGTCAACCAAGATAccaaaaaccccacacacatttccattttgATTAAAATCAACGTAACTGCTGTTTTCCAGGGCGCCACTAGGTGTCGATATGACAGCAGAGGTGAAGGCAGCAAAGATCAGGTTGCCTTCAGTCAGGATCAAGATCCTCAGCTGACaagactgctgctgcttctgtcctCTGCAAAGCAAACACTCCTGGATAACTTTCCAGGTTCAAagcatatatactgtgtatacccttattttaagtatgttttAAAGCtcattacatatttatttatgaataaatgtgtcttttttttattaatttgttgTTGCGTCTTTTAAGtatgtcacaaaatgtcctgAAATGTAAATTTatgtgcttttctagtcttgatgtaATTGTGTCACTAAATTGTGACAAAATCGCTCGGctcacaaaaaaagaattattaTATTCAATCAACAGAAATGTTCAATTTAATGTatgtttattgatatttaacatTCTGGTGCAACACTGCAGGTCAGAGGGCAGAAAACTCTGACTCGGAACCATGCTGTCGACGTAAACCATCTTCTCGGATTCTCACATGACAGTCATCATGTTACAGTTTCTAACCCACTGACTCGACTACATTGTGCGAGGTTGTGGTTTGGCCCCTGTGCTGCCAAACCACAACACAAtagaatgacaaaaaaaaaatccccaacagtttgaggaaacaTGTTAGATACTAAGATTGagtgttaaaataaatgacGGGTGGTGGAAAGTGGTTTTGAGAGT
This genomic interval from Solea solea chromosome 2, fSolSol10.1, whole genome shotgun sequence contains the following:
- the alkbh6 gene encoding alpha-ketoglutarate-dependent dioxygenase alkB homolog 6 gives rise to the protein MEHPTCVVEEMKQFVIHGAPSTVYYIPDFISEDEESYLLQQVYKSPKTKWTQLSGRRLQNWGGLPHPKGMVAEKIPDWLHTYCEKISSLGAFGGKTANHVLVNEYKQGEGIMPHEDGPLYHPTVTTISLGSHTFLDFYTPVSSMENDAPQTEENRYLFSLLVKPRSLLILQDEMYQRLLHGIRPCDQDTLTDKVVNLSAAGAMPGEIMTRDTRVSLTVRHVPKVIKTKLFLGRK
- the osgepl1 gene encoding tRNA N6-adenosine threonylcarbamoyltransferase, mitochondrial; protein product: MFSSKVGCVQRLLQLRHTAVCFSAACGKTASSSTLVLGIETSCDDTGAAVLDETGAILGESLHSQKQVHLRTGGIIPTVAQHHHRENIERVVQEALDRSGVDPSQLTAVATTVMPGLALSLGIGLEFSQRFVRHHNKPFIPIHHMEAHALTVRMLQPVEFPFLVLLVSGGHSLLAVARGVDDFLLLGHTLDEAPGDTLDKVARRLSLIKHPQCSSLSGGQAIELLAKNGDKTKFPFRTPMGQTHDCCFSFAGLRTQVNMAIMKKEAEEGVEEGTLLSCVGDIAAATQHTVAAHLAKRTHRAILFCKAKGLLPSNSPTLVLSGGVASNQYIRKALSVITEKTGLQLFCPPAKFCTDNGVMIAWNGVERLREGKGILPPDVDVRYEPKAPLGVDMTAEVKAAKIRLPSVRIKILS
- the adat3 gene encoding probable inactive tRNA-specific adenosine deaminase-like protein 3 — protein: MEPQVKRWKGSLCDTDSWIAYPVLSDEQSQDIELIEAFAAPIVNKKETSRLIRELNSLYPLNSLQHVKRVRACKAQGSPHPLEVLVCLVSDVPKTKIVSIDSLLSSDGVKHDGLGEPFIVKVPSRPPLTRPQFELVNKHWPTSFHEDKQVTVALRGELFSPSQKANMHKYMMSALTAAKAGKEMGMEAVGAVVVNRATQEVIAVGHDCRGDHPLHHAVMVCIDLVAHSQGAGCYSFDKYPACRFTPPDFDTHENAPDAEASSQPYICTGYDLYVTREPCVMCAMALVHSRIGRVFYGTTSTDGALGTKFKIHSLKDLNHHFEVYKGVLSTQCEDLNRLDDHKQQQSGE
- the ormdl1 gene encoding ORM1-like protein 1 encodes the protein MNVGVAHSEVNPNTRVMNSRGIWLTYALGVGILHIVLLSIPFFSVPVVWTLTNVIHNFGMYVFMHAVKGTPFETPDQGKARLLTHWEQLDYGVQFTSSRKFFTISPIILYFLASFYTKYDTAHFVINTASLLSVLIPKLPQLHGVRIFGINKY